From one Agathobaculum sp. NTUH-O15-33 genomic stretch:
- a CDS encoding class II glutamine amidotransferase has product MLQKEGQVRIPAGCAISGIFHKDGARENGARIIESIRMMHDRSNGLGGGFAGYGIYPEYADYYALHVFYDTQAAKEECERELERHFDIVNLSKIPTRRHPRIKEEPMIWRYFVAPLPTRLAASQMGEREYVARFVIRINHTLAGAYIFSSGKNMGVFKASGFPEDVGEYYMLENYEAYSWTCHGRYPTNTPGWWGGAHPFALLDWAVVHNGEISSYDANRRFIEMFGYSCDLLTDTEVITYIVDYLSRRVGLTLEEVSRVLAAPFWSTIEKQEPAERERLTYLRNAFASLMVTGPFSILVGFTGGLMALNDRLKLRSMVVGEKDETVFIASEECAIRRISPELDSIRAPRGGEAVIVTLNFGGNQ; this is encoded by the coding sequence ATGCTGCAAAAAGAAGGTCAGGTACGCATTCCGGCCGGCTGCGCGATCTCCGGCATTTTCCATAAGGACGGCGCGCGCGAAAACGGCGCGCGTATCATAGAATCCATCCGCATGATGCACGACCGCTCCAACGGACTGGGCGGCGGCTTTGCCGGCTACGGCATCTACCCCGAATACGCCGACTACTATGCGCTCCATGTATTCTATGATACGCAGGCCGCCAAGGAAGAATGCGAACGCGAGCTGGAACGCCATTTCGATATCGTCAACCTTTCCAAGATCCCGACCCGCCGCCACCCCCGCATCAAGGAGGAGCCGATGATTTGGCGGTACTTTGTCGCCCCGCTGCCCACCCGGCTGGCCGCCAGCCAGATGGGCGAGCGCGAGTATGTCGCCCGCTTCGTCATCCGCATCAACCATACGCTTGCGGGCGCGTACATCTTTTCCTCCGGCAAGAATATGGGCGTATTCAAAGCGTCCGGCTTTCCGGAGGATGTGGGCGAATATTACATGCTGGAAAACTACGAAGCCTACTCGTGGACGTGCCACGGCCGCTACCCGACCAACACCCCCGGCTGGTGGGGCGGCGCGCACCCCTTTGCCCTGCTGGACTGGGCGGTGGTGCACAACGGCGAAATCTCTTCCTACGATGCAAACCGCCGGTTTATTGAAATGTTCGGCTACTCCTGCGACCTGCTGACCGACACCGAGGTGATCACCTATATCGTCGACTACCTCAGCCGCCGGGTCGGGCTGACGCTGGAAGAGGTCAGCCGCGTGCTCGCCGCGCCCTTCTGGTCCACCATTGAAAAGCAAGAGCCCGCTGAGCGCGAACGCCTGACCTATCTGCGCAACGCCTTCGCTTCCCTGATGGTGACCGGCCCGTTTTCCATTTTGGTTGGCTTTACGGGCGGCTTGATGGCGCTGAACGACCGGCTCAAGCTGCGCAGCATGGTCGTGGGCGAAAAAGACGAAACGGTGTTTATCGCATCCGAGGAGTGCGCGATTCGCCGCATCTCGCCCGAACTCGATTCGATCCGTGCGCCGCGCGGCGGCGAGGCGGTCATCGTCACCCTGAACTTTGGAGGGAATCAGTAA